One segment of Mus caroli chromosome 6, CAROLI_EIJ_v1.1, whole genome shotgun sequence DNA contains the following:
- the Kcna1 gene encoding potassium voltage-gated channel subfamily A member 1, giving the protein MTVMSGENADEASTAPGHPQDGSYPRQADHDDHECCERVVINISGLRFETQLKTLAQFPNTLLGNPKKRMRYFDPLRNEYFFDRNRPSFDAILYYYQSGGRLRRPVNVPLDMFSEEIKFYELGEEAMEKFREDEGFIKEEERPLPEKEYQRQVWLLFEYPESSGPARVIAIVSVMVILISIVIFCLETLPELKDDKDFTGTIHRIDNTTVIYTSNIFTDPFFIVETLCIIWFSFELVVRFFACPSKTDFFKNIMNFIDIVAIIPYFITLGTEIAEQEGNQKGEQATSLAILRVIRLVRVFRIFKLSRHSKGLQILGQTLKASMRELGLLIFFLFIGVILFSSAVYFAEAEEAESHFSSIPDAFWWAVVSMTTVGYGDMYPVTIGGKIVGSLCAIAGVLTIALPVPVIVSNFNYFYHRETEGEEQAQLLHVSSPNLASDSDLSRRSSSTISKSEYMEIEEDMNNSIAHYRQANIRTGNCTTADQNCVNKSKLLTDV; this is encoded by the coding sequence ATGACGGTGATGTCGGGGGAGAATGCGGACGAGGCTTCGACCGCTCCTGGTCACCCCCAGGATGGCAGCTACCCGAGGCAGGCGGACCACGACGACCACGAATGCTGCGAGCGCGTAGTAATCAACATCTCCGGGCTGCGCTTCGAAACGCAGCTCAAGACTCTGGCACAGTTCCCCAACACGCTGCTGGGCAACCCGAAGAAACGCATGCGCTACTTTGACCCCCTGAGGAATGAGTACTTCTTTGACCGCAACCGGCCCAGCTTCGATGCCATCCTTTATTACTACCAGTCTGGGGGCCGCCTGCGCAGGCCGGTCAACGTGCCCCTGGACATGTTCTCCGAGGAGATTAAATTTTACGAGTTGGGCgaggaagccatggagaagtTCCGGGAAGATGAGGGCTTCATCAAGGAAGAGGAGCGCCCCCTACCCGAGAAGGAGTACCAGCGCCAGGTATGGCTGCTCTTTGAGTATCCGGAGAGCTCAGGACCTGCCCGGGTTATCGCCATCGTGTCGGTCATGGTCATCCTCATCTCCATAGTCATCTTTTGCCTGGAGACTCTCCCTGAGCTGAAGGACGACAAGGACTTCACGGGCACCATCCACCGCATCGACAACACCACAGTCATCTATACTTCCAACATCTTCACAGACCCTTTCTTCATTGTGGAAACCTTGTGTATCATCTGGTTCTCTTTTGAACTGGTGGTGCGCTTCTTCGCCTGCCCCAGCAAGACAGACTTCTTTAAGAACATCATGAACTTCATCGACATTGTGGCCATTATCCCTTATTTCATTACCCTGGGCACGGAGATAGCTGAGCAAGAGGGAAATCAGAAGGGCGAGCAGGCCACTTCCCTGGCCATCCTCAGGGTCATCCGCTTGGTAAGGGTGTTCAGAATCTTCAAACTCTCCCGCCACTCCAAGGGCCTTCAGATCCTGGGCCAGACCCTCAAAGCTAGTATGAGGGAGTTAGGGCTGCTTATCTTTTTCCTCTTCATTGGGGTCATACTGTTTTCTAGCGCAGTGTACTTTGCGGAGGCGGAAGAAGCTGAGTCGCACTTCTCCAGTATCCCCGATGCTTTCTGGTGGGCGGTGGTGTCCATGACCACTGTGGGATACGGTGACATGTACCCTGTGACAATTGGAGGCAAGATCGTGGGCTCCTTGTGTGCCATCGCTGGTGTGCTGACAATTGCCCTGCCCGTACCTGTCATTGTGTCCAATTTCAACTATTTCTACCACCGAGAAACTGAGGGGGAAGAGCAGGCTCAGTTGCTCCATGTTAGTTCTCCTAACTTAGCCTCTGACAGTGACCTCAGCCGCCGCAGCTCCTCTACTATCAGCAAGTCTGAGTACATGGAGATCGAAGAGGATATGAACAATAGCATAGCCCATTACAGACAGGCTAATATCAGAACTGGTAACTGCACCACAGCTGATCAAAACTGCGTTAATAAGAGCAAGCTCCTGACCGATGTTTAA